In the Pontibacillus sp. HMF3514 genome, TAAAGCAATAATATTCTTAAGAGCACCGCCAAGCTCAACACCAATTACATCAGGGTTTGTGTACACACGAAAGTGTTCATTGATAAAGAGGTCTTGAGCCTTTTCCGCTTCTGACATCGTAGCGGAAGATACCGTAACTGTAGTCGGCTGGCGTAAGCCTACTTCTTCAGCATGGCTTGGACCACTTAGTACGACTACATCTTCATAAAAATCATTCGGCAATTCTTCATTAATCATTTCGGAGACACGCTTCAAAGAATCGGGATCTATTCCTTTGGTGGCATGAATAAGCGTAACCTTATTGGAAAGAGTCTCTTTTAGCTGCTGACATACTTCTCGTATCGCTTTTGTAGGCACCACCAAAACAACGGCCGTAACATCTTTTACAGCCTCAGAAAGATCCGTATAAGCTGTTATTGAAGATGGAATTGTTGCATCTTTTAAATATCGCTCATTCTTGTTGGTAGTATTTATTTCATCTGCTTGTTCTTTACGGTGAGTCCATAAACGCACATCATGTTGATTATCTGCTAAAACAATGGATAGAGCTGTTCCCCAGCTTCCTGCTCCAAGAACTGCAACACTTGCCATGTGCACATTCCCCCTCTATTTTCTTTGTCTAGCGAATATCTTAATAGGTGTTCCTTCGAATCCAAATGCTTCTCGTATACGGTTTTCAAGGAAACGTTCATAGGAGAAGTGTAGAAGATCTGGATCGTTAACAAATACAACAAAGGTTGGTGGTTGTACAGAAACCTGTGTTGCGTAAAAGATTTTTAGTTTCTGCCCCTTTAAGGATGGAACTGGTTTGTATGCTAAAGCATCCATGATTACTTCATTTAATATATTCGTCTGAACACGTTTTGTATGATTTTCACTTGCTAGAAGAATGCTCGGTAATAGTGTGTGCATACGTTTTTTTGTTTTCGCCGATAGATAAACAATTGGAGCATAATCAAGAAACTGGAATTGTTGCCTTACTTTATCTTCGAATTTTTTCATCGTTTTATCGTCAGTTTCAATGGCATCCCATTTGTTCACCACGATTACGACACCTTTTCCTGCTTCATGGGCATAACCAGCAATCTTTTTATCCTGTTCAATAATACCTGTATCAGCATCAAGCACAACCAACACTACATCGGAACGCTCAATTGCTTTCAACGCACGAAGTACACTGTATTTTTCTGTTGTTTCATACACTTTCCCTTTTTTTCGCATACCAGCCGTATCAATAATGACATAATCTCGATCATCTTTTGTAAAAGAGGTATCAATAGCATCGAGTGTTGTACCTTCTATTTCACTTACAATAACACGCTCTTCACCTAAGATTGAGTTCACTAGAGAAGACTTTCCTACGTTCGGACGACCAATTAAGCTAAAGTGTATGGTATCATCATCTTCATCCGGCATAGCTCTCTCAGGAAAATGCTTAACTACTTCATCAAGCATGTCACCCAGGCCCAGTCCATGTGTACCCGAGATTGGGAATGGCTCACCGAATCCAAGTGAATAAAACTCATAAATTTTTTCTTGCATTTCTGGATTGTCAATTTTGTTCACTGCTAAAACAACAGGCTTATTTGATTTATACAATAGATGAGCAACTTCCTCATCTGCGCCTGTAATTCCATCGCGACCGTTAACCATAAAGAGGATGACGTCCGCTTCATCAATTGCTACCTCTGCTTGTCCTCGCATTTGTACAAGAAGAGGTTCATCACCTAATTCAATTCCACCTGTATCAATTATATTAAAAGTGGTATTTAACCATTCTGCTTCAGAGTAAATACGGTCTCTTGTTACTCCTGGTGTGTCTTCCACTATGGAAATACGTTCACCTACAAGTCTGTTAAAGATTGTTGATTTCCCTACGTTTGGACGACCTACCACTGCAACTACAGATTTTCTCATGAAAGGTTCACCCTTTCTTATCAATTTCGTTTTTCAGATTTTTGTTTCATGTGTTCATTCTACATGAACACTTAACTTTTTTATTTTAGCAAAAGGATTGATAAGTAACAATGTTTTTCTTATCATACCAAGTTCTGTGATGTTTCATGAGCTTTCTTTATCAATACCCAATCAAAGGGACAATTGAATCTTATTTACGTTTTTATTCCAGCTTTTCGTTTAACTATTTCCGTTATGGTGTTTTCCATCCAACTTGTTAACTTACTAACTAAATTCGTTATCACAATCAGTAAAATAACGACGCTATAAATATCCAAAAAACCTTTGTCACCTACAGCATCTTGGAAACCATAATCCATAAGAATGAAGGAATAAATGATTTCTCCTACCGAAGCTCCAAGCCCCCAAATAGCAATTCTTAGCCACATAGAGTGGTGTATAAACAGGACAAGAAGAAAAGCTAATAATGAGTAGATGAGAAGTCGTGGAGCAAATATCCACACTGGGCTAACCATTTCCCACATTAAGGCTCCAACATAACCTATAGAAACCGATAACGCTAAACAAGTGGTTCTGATTTGTTTTGAATGTAAGGCTATTATGACTATTGAGGTTATTGTAATAAATAAATTAGATGCATTGATTAGAATGAAACTTATTTCAACTTCAAAAGAGGCTGTAATAATAAGCAATAACAGACTAACTGAAATCCAAGTACGCTTTTGGGATTTAGGCATAAAGAAATATACTGTAATCCATAAAAGCCAATTTATATATAAAAAATATATGCCATCCATAATAGTTTCCTCCATCTCACTCCTCATTATGGACAAAAGCCTTCATTCTAATCATGTATATTGCGTCTCATTCGATACACAATAAGGGAAAGTAAGGGAGGTTTTCTTATGGGAAAAGATCGCCAGGAAAAACGTTTGAAGCAAAAACGTCGTGTTGAAAGCGACCGCGATCCAAAATCACATCCAAAAGGTAGCACGTACATGGATACACCCGAACAAGCTCGTGAAGATCAAAAACGCTAAGGTATTAGTGTAATAATATTTATCTACAATAACGAAGCTCAGAGTAAAATACTCTGAGCTTCGTTTGATGATCATATCTTTTATTAACTTACAAACCTGTAGAACGCTGCTCTAGCCATGCTTTTGTACGGCCTGTAAAAATGTGTGGTTTGCCGTCTAACATGTACGTATCTTTTGCACCTAAGACCATCATTGCAATTTTAAATTCATGATGGATGTGGTTGATCTCATCAACTAACGTTTCGAGATCATCTTTAATTAAGATGCGAAGAAGGTGGCCTGCCATTCCAAAAGCATTAGCACCTAAAACAAACGCTTTAGCACCGTCTAGACCGTTCCGCATACCTCCTGATGCAACCACATTACATTCAGGATAAACGCTTTTAACCTCTTTAACTGAAATCGCAGTTGGAATGCCCCATTGATTAAAGGATTCAAACGGTTGCTTTCTACGTTTATTTTCAACTTTTGAAAAGTTTGTTCCACCTTTTCCACCCACATCAATATAAGATACACCTATATCCTTCAATTGCCTTGTAGATTCCATCGAAATTCCAAAGCCGACTTCCTTAATAATAACAGGAACATCGACGCCGTTTACTATTTCTTCAATTTGCCGAAGTCGTTCGGAAAAATCACGATCTCCCTCAGGCATAATTAGTTCTTGTAGGACATTAAGATGAATTTGTAAGGCATTCGCCTCTAACATATCTACTGCCACTTTAGCTTGGTCTAAAGTGGCTTCACTACCGATATTGGCAAAAACAATCCCATCGGGGTTTTCACGTCTAACGACTTGATAGGTTTGCCTTTCTTTCTCATCTTTTAATGCAGACATTTGAGAACCTACGGCAAGAGCAATGCCCGTCTCTCGAGCTGCTATTGCTAAGTCCCGATTAATGGCTTCCGTTTTTTCTCCACCGCCACCAGTCATCGCATTGACAAAAAGAGGCGAACTTAGAGAAAGTTCGCCTAATTGAGTCTGAAGAGAAATATCATCCCAGTGTATATCGGTTAAGCTTTGATGAATGATTTCAACTTCATCAAAGCTATTAACACCCATGTCTTCACGGTTTAGCGCATGTCTAATGTGCTCTAATTTTCTTCTTGATCGACTCAATAGTATCACCAAATATTATTTTAATTTGTTTAGTTTGTCTCCAATGAAGTCTCCTAGTTGAAAACCAGAATCATCATCTTTTTGGTACTGCTCTACTTCAGCACGAGATTGGTCTTCTTCAAGTTCCTTGATACTTAGAGAAATACGTTTTTCGTCCTCATTTACATCTAGAACTTTTACTTTCACCTCTTGTCCTTCTTCAAGAACTTCTTGAGGTGTACCGATATGACGGTTTGCAATTTGAGAAATGTGAACAAGACCTTCAACACCAGGTAGAAGTTCTACGAATGCACCAAAGTTCACTAAACGGCGTACAGTACCATCTAGTACATCACCTGGACGCACTTTGTCTTCTACTTGATCCCATGGACCTGGTAGAGTATCTTTTAGTGATAGTGAAATACGATCATTGTCACGGTCTACTGAAAGAACCTTCACACGGATTTTTTGGCCCTCTTCAACTACATCAGAAGCTTTATCTACATGCTCATGAGCTAGCTGAGAAATGTGCACAAGGCCGTCCATGCCACCAATGTCTACAAACGCACCAAAGTCTGTAAGGCGCTGTACAGTACCTTCAAGAACTTGGCCCTCTTCTAAAGATTGCATTAACGCTTGCTTTCTCAATTCATTCTCATCTTCTACAACAGCGCTGTGAGAAAGTATGACACGATTTTGCTCACGATCAAGTTCAATTACTTTTAGTTTTAGTGTTTGTCCTTTATATTCATTAAAGTCTTCAACATAGTAAGTTTCAACAAGTGAAGCCGGAATGAATCCTCGTAGACCGACATCTACTACTAGACCGCCTTTAACGATATCCTTCACTTCAGCTTCAAATACTTCGCCAGTTTCAAGTTTAGACTCAAGGTCTTCCCATGCTGTATCTGCATCAACAGCGCGTTTAGATAAGACGACTTCATCATCTTCAACCTTTTTCACTTTAAGCGTTAATTCATCACCTTCAGAGACAACATCTGCTGCCTTTTCAACATGAAGGCTTGAGATCTCGCTGATTGGAATAATTCCATCTACCTTATATCCAACATCAACAAGAACCTGCTTGTCCTCAACTTTAACAACCTTTCCTGTTACAACATCTCCAACAGTTAGGTTTGGCATGTTTTCCATTCCTTGATTCATTTCGTCCATTTAAAATCCTCCTTAATTCCGCCACCACCAGCCATAATTTTATTATTCTTTGTTCTAACTTCTAACATTTATGGCTTTTTGTCAAGCAAAATATCCTATTATCTATTATGATCTAAAAGCTTCTGAATGTCACCCATTATGACATCTGTAACCTCTTGTGAGGAAGCTTTTCGCTCTCTTAATTCTGCCATAGGTACAGGTTTTCCATAAACAACTCTAAGAGGTTCTTTGCTTTTATAGGATCCGATAATAGCGCAAGGAATTACGGTTGCTTCAGAACGAAGCGCGAAGAACCCTGCCCCAGCCAACCCTTTCTTGAGTTCACCAGTTTTACTTCGAGTACCCTCAGGAAATAAACCCAAAACGTTCTGATCTTTCAACACACCTAGTGCTTTTCGAAGGGCCTCTCGATCTTTCATTCCTCTTTTCACTGGAAAAGCATGAATTTTACGTAGTAACCAACCTAATGCTTTCTTTTCGAAAAGCTCCTCTTTTGCCATGAAATAAATGTCACGAGGAGCTGTAATTCCCACAACAATAGGATCATAATTCGAAATATGGTTCGAGCATATTAAAACTGGACCCTGATCAGGAACGTTTTCTTTCCCTTCTACTTTTATTTTATATTTCGGATAAAAGATAGCAGCACAAACTGATTTAGCAAATGTGTATAAACTCATAACCCATTCCCCTTAGTCTTTTTTCTCATCGACCTTACTTAATATTTTACCAGCAACTTCATCTATACTTAAAGAAGTTGTATCAATTTCGATTGCATCATCAGCCTTCAATAAAGGTGATACTTCTCGCTCTGAATCTAATTGGTCTCTTTTTCGAATCTCATCCTTAAGTTTCTCTAAATCAGAAGAAAATCCTTTTTCTTGATTTTCTTTATGTCGTCTTTCTGCACGTTCTTCTACGGATGCTATTAAAAAGATTTTTAACTCGGCATCAGGAATGACGTGGGTGCCGATGTCTCTTCCATCCATCACAACGCCTCTCTTTTTAGCCAG is a window encoding:
- a CDS encoding NAD(P)H-dependent glycerol-3-phosphate dehydrogenase — protein: MASVAVLGAGSWGTALSIVLADNQHDVRLWTHRKEQADEINTTNKNERYLKDATIPSSITAYTDLSEAVKDVTAVVLVVPTKAIREVCQQLKETLSNKVTLIHATKGIDPDSLKRVSEMINEELPNDFYEDVVVLSGPSHAEEVGLRQPTTVTVSSATMSEAEKAQDLFINEHFRVYTNPDVIGVELGGALKNIIALGAGISDGLGYGDNAKSALITRGLAEIARLGSSMGAKPLTFAGLTGVGDLIVTCTSPHSRNYRAGHMLGKGQPLEEVLEHMGMVVEGVRTTNAAYQLSKQQQVEMPITEGIEQILFNHAHPKDVVDQLMTRGRRHEMEDLTDIL
- the der gene encoding ribosome biogenesis GTPase Der, producing the protein MRKSVVAVVGRPNVGKSTIFNRLVGERISIVEDTPGVTRDRIYSEAEWLNTTFNIIDTGGIELGDEPLLVQMRGQAEVAIDEADVILFMVNGRDGITGADEEVAHLLYKSNKPVVLAVNKIDNPEMQEKIYEFYSLGFGEPFPISGTHGLGLGDMLDEVVKHFPERAMPDEDDDTIHFSLIGRPNVGKSSLVNSILGEERVIVSEIEGTTLDAIDTSFTKDDRDYVIIDTAGMRKKGKVYETTEKYSVLRALKAIERSDVVLVVLDADTGIIEQDKKIAGYAHEAGKGVVIVVNKWDAIETDDKTMKKFEDKVRQQFQFLDYAPIVYLSAKTKKRMHTLLPSILLASENHTKRVQTNILNEVIMDALAYKPVPSLKGQKLKIFYATQVSVQPPTFVVFVNDPDLLHFSYERFLENRIREAFGFEGTPIKIFARQRK
- a CDS encoding YpzI family protein, which gives rise to MGKDRQEKRLKQKRRVESDRDPKSHPKGSTYMDTPEQAREDQKR
- the fni gene encoding type 2 isopentenyl-diphosphate Delta-isomerase, whose protein sequence is MSRSRRKLEHIRHALNREDMGVNSFDEVEIIHQSLTDIHWDDISLQTQLGELSLSSPLFVNAMTGGGGEKTEAINRDLAIAARETGIALAVGSQMSALKDEKERQTYQVVRRENPDGIVFANIGSEATLDQAKVAVDMLEANALQIHLNVLQELIMPEGDRDFSERLRQIEEIVNGVDVPVIIKEVGFGISMESTRQLKDIGVSYIDVGGKGGTNFSKVENKRRKQPFESFNQWGIPTAISVKEVKSVYPECNVVASGGMRNGLDGAKAFVLGANAFGMAGHLLRILIKDDLETLVDEINHIHHEFKIAMMVLGAKDTYMLDGKPHIFTGRTKAWLEQRSTGL
- the rpsA gene encoding 30S ribosomal protein S1 gives rise to the protein MDEMNQGMENMPNLTVGDVVTGKVVKVEDKQVLVDVGYKVDGIIPISEISSLHVEKAADVVSEGDELTLKVKKVEDDEVVLSKRAVDADTAWEDLESKLETGEVFEAEVKDIVKGGLVVDVGLRGFIPASLVETYYVEDFNEYKGQTLKLKVIELDREQNRVILSHSAVVEDENELRKQALMQSLEEGQVLEGTVQRLTDFGAFVDIGGMDGLVHISQLAHEHVDKASDVVEEGQKIRVKVLSVDRDNDRISLSLKDTLPGPWDQVEDKVRPGDVLDGTVRRLVNFGAFVELLPGVEGLVHISQIANRHIGTPQEVLEEGQEVKVKVLDVNEDEKRISLSIKELEEDQSRAEVEQYQKDDDSGFQLGDFIGDKLNKLK
- a CDS encoding 1-acyl-sn-glycerol-3-phosphate acyltransferase, which translates into the protein MSLYTFAKSVCAAIFYPKYKIKVEGKENVPDQGPVLICSNHISNYDPIVVGITAPRDIYFMAKEELFEKKALGWLLRKIHAFPVKRGMKDREALRKALGVLKDQNVLGLFPEGTRSKTGELKKGLAGAGFFALRSEATVIPCAIIGSYKSKEPLRVVYGKPVPMAELRERKASSQEVTDVIMGDIQKLLDHNR